A genomic window from Gossypium hirsutum isolate 1008001.06 chromosome D10, Gossypium_hirsutum_v2.1, whole genome shotgun sequence includes:
- the LOC107914251 gene encoding monothiol glutaredoxin-S15, mitochondrial, translating into MARLLSSNAVLKAIATLPAALSSRNVIGSFYPSGLKYSTSVPGDPGTHEDFRPTNKIQSSDVSLKDVVEQDVKENPVMIYMKGVPDFPQCGFSSLAVRVLKHYNVPLSARNILEDAELKSAVKAFSHWPTFPQIFIKGEFIGGSDIILNMHQNGELKEKLKDIVGSPKLE; encoded by the exons ATGGCTAGATTATTATCGTCAAACGCGGTGTTGAAGGCTATCGCTACTCTCCCAGCTGCTCTTTCTAGTAGAAAC GTAATTGGATCCTTCTACCCGAGTGGGTTGAAATACTCAACATCTGTTCCCGGTGACCCTGGTACACATGAAGATTTTAGACCAACAAATAAGATTCAGAGTTCTGATGTTTCTTTGAAGGATGTTGTTGAACAG GATGTCAAGGAAAATCCTGTGATGATTTACATGAAAGGGGTACCTGATTTTCCTCAATGTGGATTCAGTTCATTGGCAGTAAGAGTGTTGAAACACTACA ATGTTCCTTTAAGTGCAAGAAATATTCTGGAAGATGCTGAGCTGAAAAGTGCTGTTAAAGCCTTCAG CCATTGGCCCACATTTCCACAGATATTTATTAAGGGAGAGTTCATTGGGGGTTCAGATATAATTCTCAACATGCATCAG AATGGAGAACTGAAAGAAAAGCTCAAGGATATTGTAGGCAGTCCGAAGCTCGAATAA
- the LOC107914846 gene encoding acyl-protein thioesterase 2, whose product MSYSHNTMGSGSRTARRTFDFGRTHVVRPKGKHQATIVWLHGLGDNGSSWSQLLESLPLPNIKWICPTAPTRPVALLGGFPYTAWFDVSELSENGPDDWEGLDASAAHIANLLSTEPCDVKVGIGGFSMGAAMALYSATACALGRYGNGNPYNINLRAIVGLSGWLPGSRCLRNKIEVSHEAARRAASLPIMLGHGTCDDVVPYKHGEISAHSLNVAGFRNLTFKDYEGIGHYTIPKEMNEVCNWLTARLGLEG is encoded by the exons ATGAGCTATTCACATAATACCATGGGCTCAG GTAGTAGAACTGCTAGAAGGACATTTGATTTTGGAAGGACACATGTTGTTCGACCTAAAGGGAAACACCAGGCAACTATAGTATGGCTTCATGGCCTTGGTGACAATGGCTCGAG CTGGTCCCAGCTCTTGGAAAGTCTTCCTCTTCCAAAT ATAAAATGGATTTGCCCAACTGCTCCTACTCGTCCTGTGGCTTTACTTGGGGGATTTCCTTACACAGCAT GGTTTGATGTTAGTGAGCTGTCAGAAAATGGTCCAGATGATTGGGAGGGTTTAGATGCCTCAGCAGCTCATATTGCAAACTTGTTGTCAACAGAGCCATGTGATG TTAAGGTCGGAATTGGAGGCTTCAGTATGGGTGCTGCAATGGCACTTTACTCTGCAACTGCTTGTGCTCTGGGAAGGTATGGAAATGGCAATCCATACAACATCAACCTAAGGGCAATTGTTGGACTAAGTGGATGGCTTCCTGGTTCAAG GTGCTTAAGGAACAAAATAGAAGTATCACATGAAGCTGCACGGCGCGCAGCTTCATTGCCAATTATGCTTGGCCATGGAACTT GTGATGATGTTGTCCCTTACAAACATGGAGAAATATCTGCCCATTCCTTGAATGTAGCCGGATTTCGAAACCTCACTTTTAAAGATTATGAAGG GATTGGTCATTACACAATCCCTAAAGAGATGAATGAGGTCTGCAATTGGCTTACAGCAAGACTGGGGCTTGAGGGATAA
- the LOC107895681 gene encoding biotin carboxyl carrier protein of acetyl-CoA carboxylase — protein MEEVGLVAEVTVGLILGQNVSCVVRLVMWFRLVIIGVDNSKLNNVRICIRQRPVRYTSLVRRLEKAFSIGCSPTLETQATTNLGDDSKETKMSGSTSQLIPSSSGVESLVRDICSTTSIAEFELKLGGFRLYMVRNLAGNSEPPPPILSPPPVSVSTNKTVEAPKSNGTVSTPSSVITRPLSSSGRIESFLDKAADEGLVILQSPKAGFLMRSRTIKGKRAPPLCKEKQIVKEGQVLCYIEQLGCEIPIASDVSGEVIKILQDDGDSIGYGDALIAILPSFPGIKKLQ, from the exons ATGGAAGAAGTTGGTCTTGTGGCAGAGGTCACGGTTGGTCTCATTCTTGGCCAGAATGTCAGTTGTGTGGTAAGGTTAGTCATGTGGTTCAGACTTGTTATTATAG GAGTTGATAATTCAAAGCTGAATAATGTTAGAATTTGTATAAGGCAAAGACCAGTGCGATATACTTCCCTGGTTAGACGCTTGGAGAAGGCATTCAGCATAGGTTGTAGTCCAACTTTGGAAACCCAGG CTACTACCAATTTAGGAGATGATTCTAAAGAAACTAAAATGTCTGGTTCGACTAGCCAGCTTATTCCAAGTTCATCTGGG GTGGAATCTTTGGTCAGAGATATATGCAGTACAACTTCCATTGCAGAGTTCGAACTAAAA CTTGGTGGATTTCGGCTATACATGGTGCGGAACTTGGCTGGAAACAGTGAACCTCCACCTCCAATTTTAAGTCCTCCTCCTGTCAGTGTCAGCACCAATAAAACTGTTGAAGCACCTAAGTCAAATGGGACTGTTTCAACACCTTCATCAGTTATCACCAGACCGCTATCTTCTTCAGGGAGAATTGAATCATTCCTTGATAAAGCTGCAGATGAAGGTTTGGTGATTCTTCAGTCTCCAAAG GCAGGTTTCTTGATGAGATCACGAACCATTAAGGGGAAGCGTGCTCCACCATTGTGTAAAGAG AAGCAAATAGTAAAGGAAGGCCAGGTGCTTTGCTACATCGAACAACTAGGCTGTGAAATTCCGATTGCG TCTGATGTATCCGGGGAGGTCATAAAAATTCTACAAGATGATGGTG ATTCTATCGGATATGGTGATGCTCTTATTGCAATTCTCCCTTCTTTTCCTGGGATAAAGAAGCTGCAGTAG
- the LOC107897206 gene encoding probable aspartic proteinase GIP2, protein MAASSNFLLFSASLFFFIVSPSIQASFRPKALLLPVSKDASTLQYLTQIKQRTPLVPIKLTLDLGGEYLWVDCDQGYVSSSYKPARCNSAQCNLARSKACGSCFDGPKPGCNNNTCSLLPSNSVKNSGTIGEVAQDVVSIQSTNGKNPGKEVTVSKFLFTCGSSFLLDALAGGVKGMAGLGRTKISMPSQFAAAFSFPRKFAVCLSSSSGSNGVVIFGDGPYNLLPDIDVSKSLMYTPLILNPVSTSSASFQGDPSADYFIGVNGIAINTKPVSFNKTLLSINKEGQGGTKISTVTPYTVMQTSIYRAVVNAFIKQTSKVARVPAVAPFSACYNAKSLGSTRVGPAVPQIDLLLPNKVVWRIFGANSMVQVNKDVLCLGFVDGGLEPTTSIVIGGHQIEDNLLQIDQAASKLGFSSSLLFRRTTCSNFNFTSTA, encoded by the coding sequence ATGGCTGCCTCAAGTAACTTCCTCCTTTTTTCagcttctcttttcttcttcataGTCTCTCCTTCAATTCAAGCTTCTTTTAGGCCTAAAGCACTACTCCTTCCAGTCTCAAAAGATGCTTCAACTCTCCAATATCTCACTCAAATCAAGCAAAGAACCCCTTTAGTGCCTATCAAGTTGACCCTTGATCTTGGTGGTGAATATCTCTGGGTCGATTGTGACCAAGGCTATGTCTCATCTTCCTACAAGCCTGCCCGTTGTAACTCGGCTCAATGCAACTTGGCTAGGTCTAAGGCTTGCGGAAGTTGCTTCGATGGTCCCAAGCCAGGCTGCAACAATAATACTTGTAGTCTCCTCCCATCCAACAGCGTCAAAAACAGTGGCACCATTGGCGAGGTTGCCCAAGATGTTGTATCCATCCAATCTACCAATGGAAAGAATCCTGGGAAAGAAGTTACAGTGTCTAAGTTTCTCTTCACTTGCGGTTCTTCTTTTCTCTTGGACGCTCTTGCCGGTGGTGTTAAAGGCATGGCTGGTCTAGGTAGAACAAAGATTTCAATGCCTTCCCAATTCGCTGCTGCTTTTAGTTTCCCTAGAAAATTTGCAGTTTGTTTGAGTTCATCTTCAGGCTCCAATGGTGTCGTCATCTTTGGCGATGGGCCTTACAATCTCCTTCCCGATATCGACGTCTCAAAGTCTCTCATGTACACCCCACTCATTCTCAATCCCGTCAGCACCTCAAGTGCTTCCTTTCAAGGTGATCCATCTGCAGACTACTTCATTGGAGTCAATGGCATCGCCATTAATACTAAACCAGTGTCATTCAACAAAACTTTGCTTTCCATCAACAAAGAAGGCCAAGGCGGAACCAAGATCAGCACTGTCACTCCCTACACTGTGATGCAAACATCAATCTACAGAGCAGTAGTTAATGCTTTTATCAAGCAAACTTCCAAGGTTGCCAGGGTTCCAGCAGTGGCTCCTTTCAGTGCATGTTACAATGCTAAAAGCCTTGGCAGCACTCGCGTTGGGCCAGCAGTGCCACAAATCGATCTCTTGCTACCAAACAAAGTGGTATGGAGAATATTTGGAGCAAACTCAATGGTGCAAGTCAACAAGGACGTATTGTGTTTAGGGTTTGTAGATGGAGGACTGGAACCCACAACGTCGATAGTGATCGGAGGGCATCAAATAGAGGACAACCTTCTGCAGATCGATCAAGCTGCATCCAAGCTTGGGTTCAGTTCTTCCCTCCTCTTCCGTCGAACAACATGTTCCAACTTCAACTTTACATCAACTGCTTAA